Proteins from a single region of Pongo abelii isolate AG06213 chromosome 17, NHGRI_mPonAbe1-v2.0_pri, whole genome shotgun sequence:
- the MBD2 gene encoding methyl-CpG-binding domain protein 2 isoform X2, whose protein sequence is MRAHPGGGRCCPEQEEGESAAGGSGAGGDSAIEQGGQGSALAPSPVSGVRREGARGGGRGRGRWKQAGRGGGVCGRGRGRGRGRGRGRGRGRGRGRPPSGGSGLGGDGGGCGGGGSGGGGAPRREPVPFPSGSAGPGPRGPRATESGKRMDCPALPPGWKKEEVIRKSGLSAGKSDVYYFSPSGKKFRSKPQLARYLGNTVDLSSFDFRTGKMMPSKLQKNKQRLRNDPLNQNKLRWNSHRPAPWHALSRLCLLIRCLLCLECAYPLPLHLANSYSSKTQLHCLHLWEACPAYSRQNQSFPP, encoded by the exons aTGCGCGCGCACCCGGGGGGAGGCCGCTGCTGCCCGgagcaggaggagggggagagcgCGGCGGGCGGCAGCGGCGCTGGCGGCGACTCCGCCATAGAGCAGGGGGGCCAGGGCAGCGCGCTCGCCCCGTCCCCGGTGAGCGGCGTGCGCAGGGAAGGCGCTCGGGGCGGCGGCCGTGGCCGGGGGCGGTGGAAGCAGGCGGGCCGGGGCGGCGGCGTCTGTGGCCgtggccggggccggggccgtgGCCGGGGACGGGgacggggccggggccggggccgcggCCGTCCCCCGAGTGGCGGCAGCGGCCTTGGCGGCGAcggcggcggctgcggcggcggcggcagcggtgGCGGCGGCGCCCCCCGGCGGGAGCCGGTCCCTTTCCCGTCGGGGAGCGCGGGGCCGGGGCCCAGGGGACCCCGGGCCACGGAGAGCGGGAAGAGGATGGACTGCCCGGCCCTCCCCCCCGGATGGAAGAAGGAGGAAGTGATCCGAAAATCTGGGCTAAGTGCTGGCAAGAGCGATGTCTACTACTTCAG TCCAAGTGGTAAGAAGTTCAGAAGCAAGCCTCAGTTGGCAAGGTACCTGGGAAATACTGTTGATCTCAGCAGTTTTGACTTCAGAACTGGAAAGATGATGCCTAGTAAATTACAGAAGAACAAACAGAGACTGCGAAATGATCCTCTCAATCAAAATAAG CTGCGCTGGAACTCTCATCGTCCTGCACCATGGCATGCGCTTTCAAGACTCTGCTTGCTCATACGCTGTTTGCTCTGCTTGGAATGTGCTTACCCCCTTCCCCTTCATCTGGCGAACTCCTACTCATCCAAGACCCAGCTCCATTGTCTCCATCTCTGGGAAGCCTGCCCTGCATACTCCAGGCAGAACCAATCCTTTCCTCCATAA